In Oscillatoria acuminata PCC 6304, a single window of DNA contains:
- a CDS encoding IS4 family transposase, producing MSEFITQGTFRPQVQKSLELAYSLALSKPNLSFSQCMGNSFRQTVAGLFSHTKMNKDVMLLGHIQATRERAETTDGDYVIAAQDTTYYNYSGQKKMSGLGVIQGKVRGVMQHNVLLVNELGLPLGLLGQQYWTRKGGLNWPKGEKESSKWLKGLDAINQQASQSSKCFVSVEDREGDVFSLFKAPREPNVELLVRVYQARNLEVIGSQVVCKLPEVSSHLKDYGTNRVRIYRHNREVEVTLRLRAGAVNVYPEKDLSPSKHKTQGLSLVVAQEISCVDPQTQEDLFCPKEATTWYLLTSLPIDTPEQVIRVTRFYALRWQVERFHYTLKSGALQVEKLQFDDIHTLVNALTFYSVVGWQLLALTHAVRENSEQSAQAVFDESEVMLLQKVSSKKIVSIADAVYALTKLIGFAPSKKQPFPGVKVLATAIDRFFFMKLGFLGSSGLEGP from the coding sequence ATGAGCGAATTTATCACCCAAGGAACCTTTCGACCCCAAGTCCAAAAAAGCCTAGAACTAGCTTATAGCTTGGCCCTCAGCAAGCCGAATCTATCATTTTCCCAATGTATGGGCAACAGTTTCCGTCAAACCGTTGCGGGTCTATTCTCTCATACCAAAATGAACAAAGACGTCATGTTGTTAGGACATATTCAAGCCACAAGGGAACGAGCGGAAACGACAGACGGGGACTATGTGATTGCCGCACAAGACACCACCTATTACAACTACTCAGGACAGAAAAAAATGTCGGGGTTAGGGGTAATCCAAGGGAAAGTACGGGGGGTAATGCAACACAATGTCCTACTGGTTAATGAGTTGGGACTACCATTAGGACTATTAGGACAACAATACTGGACTCGAAAGGGGGGATTGAATTGGCCAAAAGGTGAAAAAGAAAGTAGTAAATGGCTCAAGGGGTTGGATGCCATCAATCAGCAAGCTAGTCAATCGAGCAAATGCTTTGTGTCAGTAGAAGATAGAGAGGGAGACGTTTTCAGTTTGTTCAAGGCCCCCCGAGAGCCGAATGTGGAGCTACTTGTCCGAGTCTATCAAGCTCGTAACTTAGAAGTCATTGGCAGCCAAGTCGTCTGTAAATTACCCGAGGTTTCATCTCATTTGAAAGATTATGGGACCAACCGAGTACGGATTTATCGTCACAATCGAGAAGTGGAGGTGACACTGCGCTTACGAGCCGGAGCCGTTAATGTTTATCCCGAGAAAGATTTGAGTCCGTCTAAGCATAAAACCCAAGGTTTATCTTTGGTTGTTGCCCAGGAAATCAGTTGTGTAGATCCCCAAACACAAGAAGACTTGTTCTGTCCTAAAGAAGCCACCACCTGGTATTTACTGACAAGTCTACCCATTGACACCCCAGAACAAGTAATCAGGGTGACTCGATTTTATGCTCTGCGGTGGCAAGTCGAACGCTTTCATTACACTCTTAAGTCCGGAGCTTTACAGGTGGAAAAACTACAATTTGATGACATTCACACCTTGGTGAATGCGTTGACTTTTTATTCGGTGGTGGGTTGGCAGCTCTTGGCGCTGACTCATGCGGTTAGGGAAAACTCTGAGCAAAGTGCCCAGGCAGTGTTTGATGAGTCTGAGGTGATGTTATTACAAAAAGTCTCGTCTAAAAAAATTGTCTCCATCGCGGATGCTGTATACGCTTTGACTAAACTGATTGGCTTTGCACCCTCGAAAAAACAGCCCTTTCCGGGGGTCAAAGTTCTGGCGACTGCCATCGACCGTTTTTTCTTTATGAAGCTGGGTTTTCTGGGGTCTTCCGGGTTGGAGGGGCCTTAG
- a CDS encoding PAS domain S-box protein has protein sequence MGLVEQNEQIEWRNDEHQQKQKLERQRVKEEETLSYINPDGSAASDLPVSLEICGTNCLFEAIAERISVPIALTNSTDGKIVYVNDCFRELFGFRGTEPINRNQDCFYYNSRERKKLLDTFQLQGVIKNYELVAKKADGTPLWVSVSIEALTVGKELLYFKTFKDISEFKEVENILQSLDNRKAPVTGEQFFPALACYLGSLLGMRYVFIGEVVDTKASVVKVRAFWEGGEQTGVGWNEQLCELEYPSAETPWAKVLQCGTDWIADNFKSHLSAGNPLGQLEARSYLGVRLVDMNGKPIGLICGFDDRPLIDVHRAQLVLSIFAGQAAAELDRQRTQRALQQSEERLLAAFKAAKMGVWEWDLGTGNITWSDEVHAILGVEKGSYKPTIGSYIKTIQAEDRPLVQGTIVQAIAAKTNYESEYRILHNQTGSMRWIISKGEVLCDSTGKVVRLIETLTDVTERKQTQAALIESEANLRAIFNSSAQSIVLIDRNYRIRDVNKTAQETVKTLWNKTIQPGDFAYEYVSNDGLKLFNQSFYHCLQGMPVQLQQKILGDMGTEYWFEINGQPIFDETNQIIGICLSAFNITEQKNAVEALAKSEKRFRSLVQNSSDIITILEADGTIRYQSPSVEKILGYKPQDLIGDNGFHYIHPEDQAVTYTLFTQALEQPGRVVEREFRFLHASGKWVTLESVGSNLLEEPGIAGFVINSRDVTERKEQEERLRLFERAIAASSNGIVISEYSQDNAVVYVNPSFEKMTGYSSAEATGQNCRFLQGRDRHQPALQELRNAIRNGQDCKVTLRNYRKDGTLFWNELSLSPVENERGAITHYIGVQTDISDRKRTEEELIHQAYYDPLTGLPNRAFLMERLREASVRKTLQGEQQLGVLFIDIDRFKRVNDSLGHAVGDMLLIAIAFRLERCLRPQDTIARLGGDHYVILLEDVQGIEQASDLAEKIHNQLKAPFTFEGHAVFITVTIGIALSSIEYEVSADLLRNADIAMYRAKRSGKARTSIFDQAMHDNAVQLLQLENDLRRELHEAESLNQTCFRLVYQPIVSLFDGKIVGFEALLRWYHPQQGFISPSEFIPLAEETGSIVPLGILVLREACRQLVEWQTQFPSLRQSVGLKMSVNLSGKQFLQPDLVEHVDRILQETGLNPAFLKLEITESVLIEDTQTANQTLWQLKERKIHLSLDDFGTGYSSLSHLAQFPIDTLKIDKSFVQRIGTEGKNLEIIQAIVTLAHGLGMDITAEGVETPEQLAELKSLGSEDGQGYFFSKPLSAEKASLLLRQSI, from the coding sequence ATTATAACTCAAGGGAAAGAAAAAAACTGCTCGATACCTTTCAGCTTCAAGGGGTCATCAAGAACTATGAACTGGTCGCGAAGAAAGCTGATGGCACACCCTTATGGGTGAGTGTGTCCATTGAGGCATTGACTGTGGGAAAAGAGCTTCTGTACTTTAAAACCTTCAAAGACATTAGCGAATTTAAGGAAGTCGAAAACATTTTGCAATCCCTCGACAACAGAAAAGCGCCAGTGACGGGAGAGCAGTTTTTTCCAGCCTTAGCTTGCTATCTGGGTTCATTGTTGGGGATGCGCTATGTCTTTATTGGGGAGGTGGTTGACACCAAAGCTTCTGTGGTGAAAGTGCGGGCATTCTGGGAGGGGGGCGAACAGACTGGGGTCGGGTGGAACGAGCAATTGTGCGAACTGGAATATCCGAGTGCCGAGACCCCTTGGGCAAAAGTTCTGCAATGTGGAACGGACTGGATTGCCGATAATTTTAAGTCGCACCTGTCTGCGGGTAACCCCCTGGGTCAGCTAGAAGCTCGCAGCTACTTGGGAGTCCGATTGGTGGATATGAATGGCAAACCCATCGGGTTAATCTGTGGATTCGACGATCGCCCCTTAATCGACGTTCACCGAGCACAATTGGTCTTGAGTATATTTGCGGGACAGGCTGCCGCAGAACTGGACCGCCAACGGACTCAACGGGCATTGCAGCAGAGTGAAGAGAGATTGCTGGCTGCTTTTAAAGCGGCCAAAATGGGAGTCTGGGAATGGGATTTGGGGACAGGGAATATTACCTGGTCTGATGAAGTTCACGCCATTTTAGGAGTCGAAAAGGGCAGCTATAAACCCACCATTGGCAGTTATATTAAGACGATCCAAGCGGAAGACCGGCCTCTTGTCCAAGGTACGATTGTGCAGGCGATCGCGGCTAAAACAAACTACGAAAGTGAATACCGGATCCTGCATAATCAAACGGGTTCTATGCGCTGGATTATCAGTAAAGGAGAAGTGCTCTGCGACAGTACCGGCAAAGTCGTGCGGTTGATTGAAACCCTGACCGACGTGACGGAACGCAAGCAAACTCAAGCGGCTTTAATTGAATCCGAAGCCAATTTAAGGGCAATTTTTAATTCATCGGCTCAATCTATTGTTTTAATTGACCGCAATTATAGGATTCGAGATGTTAATAAAACCGCTCAAGAAACTGTGAAAACCTTATGGAACAAAACAATTCAGCCCGGAGATTTTGCCTACGAATATGTCTCCAACGATGGGTTGAAACTCTTCAATCAAAGTTTTTATCATTGCCTTCAAGGGATGCCCGTCCAACTCCAGCAGAAAATCTTGGGAGATATGGGAACCGAATACTGGTTTGAAATTAACGGGCAACCTATTTTTGATGAAACCAATCAGATTATTGGGATTTGCCTGAGTGCTTTTAATATTACCGAACAGAAAAATGCTGTAGAAGCCCTGGCTAAAAGTGAAAAACGCTTTCGGTCTTTGGTCCAGAATTCATCGGATATTATTACGATTTTAGAAGCGGATGGAACGATTCGGTACCAAAGTCCATCGGTGGAAAAAATTCTAGGCTATAAACCCCAGGATTTAATCGGTGACAATGGGTTTCACTACATTCACCCCGAAGATCAAGCGGTAACTTATACACTTTTTACCCAAGCCTTGGAACAACCAGGCCGGGTTGTGGAGAGAGAGTTTCGGTTTCTTCATGCCAGTGGGAAATGGGTTACCCTAGAGTCGGTTGGCAGCAACCTGCTTGAGGAACCGGGAATTGCGGGATTTGTAATCAATTCCCGGGATGTCACTGAGCGCAAAGAACAAGAAGAACGCCTGCGACTCTTTGAAAGAGCGATCGCCGCGAGTAGCAATGGCATCGTTATCTCTGAGTATAGCCAAGATAACGCTGTGGTTTACGTCAATCCCAGTTTTGAAAAAATGACTGGGTATTCCTCTGCGGAGGCCACGGGACAGAACTGCCGATTCCTGCAAGGACGCGATCGCCATCAACCGGCATTACAAGAATTGCGAAATGCCATTCGCAACGGACAAGATTGCAAAGTGACTTTACGCAATTATCGCAAAGACGGAACCTTATTTTGGAATGAACTGAGTCTGTCTCCTGTCGAAAACGAACGGGGGGCAATTACCCACTATATTGGCGTTCAAACGGACATCAGCGATCGCAAGCGGACGGAAGAAGAACTCATTCATCAAGCCTATTATGACCCCTTAACCGGACTGCCCAACCGCGCCTTTTTAATGGAACGACTCCGGGAAGCCAGCGTCCGCAAAACTCTGCAAGGGGAGCAACAATTAGGCGTTTTATTTATCGATATTGACCGCTTTAAACGAGTCAATGATAGCTTGGGTCATGCTGTGGGGGATATGCTATTAATTGCGATCGCCTTCCGCCTAGAACGCTGCCTCCGCCCTCAAGATACCATTGCCCGTCTCGGGGGCGATCATTATGTCATTCTATTAGAAGATGTCCAAGGCATTGAACAGGCCAGTGACCTCGCCGAAAAAATCCACAACCAGCTTAAAGCACCTTTTACCTTTGAAGGACACGCGGTTTTTATTACGGTGACCATCGGCATCGCCCTCAGTTCCATCGAGTATGAAGTCAGTGCCGATTTACTCCGGAACGCAGATATCGCCATGTATCGCGCCAAACGCAGTGGCAAAGCTCGAACGAGCATCTTTGATCAGGCGATGCATGACAATGCCGTGCAACTCTTACAGTTAGAAAATGATTTGCGGCGAGAACTCCATGAAGCCGAAAGCCTCAATCAAACCTGTTTCCGACTCGTTTATCAACCGATCGTCTCTTTATTCGACGGGAAAATTGTCGGATTTGAAGCCTTGCTGCGCTGGTATCACCCTCAACAAGGCTTTATTTCCCCCAGCGAATTTATTCCCCTAGCCGAAGAAACGGGTTCAATTGTCCCCTTAGGCATTTTAGTCCTGCGGGAAGCCTGCCGACAACTTGTGGAATGGCAAACCCAATTTCCCTCTCTCCGTCAAAGTGTGGGCTTAAAAATGAGCGTCAATTTATCCGGCAAACAATTTCTACAACCGGATTTAGTCGAGCACGTTGACCGCATCCTCCAAGAAACAGGGCTGAACCCGGCTTTCTTAAAGTTGGAAATTACCGAAAGTGTCCTGATTGAAGATACCCAAACCGCCAATCAAACCCTCTGGCAACTTAAAGAACGAAAAATTCATCTCTCCTTAGATGACTTTGGAACGGGCTATTCTTCCCTCTCTCATTTAGCTCAGTTTCCGATTGATACCTTAAAGATTGATAAATCATTTGTGCAACGGATTGGCACGGAAGGTAAAAATTTGGAAATCATTCAGGCGATCGTGACTTTAGCTCATGGTTTGGGAATGGATATCACCGCAGAAGGGGTTGAAACTCCTGAACAACTCGCTGAACTCAAATCCTTGGGGTCTGAAGATGGACAAGGTTATTTTTTCTCTAAACCTTTGTCCGCTGAAAAGGCCTCCCTGTTGCTTAGACAGTCTATTTAA